The bacterium genomic interval AATCCCCCGTTATCATAAGACTTCGTATTTGCGCCCGCAAACAAAAAACTCTTGCAAAAGATTGGTATTTATGATAAACTTTACAAACAACAATTGAAAATTATTTGGAGTAGCGAAACTTGTTTCGCGATAATAACACAGAGCAAACTCTGCTACTCCACTTACTCATTAAAGAGAAAGGATTTTAATGCTTTCCATTGGATTGAGCGGTGCAGTTTTAGGAATTGAGGCTTATCCTGTAAAGGTGGAAGTAGATATCTCTTCCGGACTTCCCCATTTCTCTACGGTCGGTCTTCCCGATACGGCGATCAAGGAGAGTAAGAACAGAGTCCTGGCGGCGATTAAGAATTCTGGATACGAATTTTCTATGAAAAGGATTACGGTCAATTTAGCTCCAGCGGCAGTAAAGAAGGAAGGTGCTGCTTTTGATTTGTCCATTGCCTTAGGGATTTTAGCTGCTACTGGTCAATTATCCCAGGATAGGCTACAGAAGTATATAGTTCTGGGAGAACTATCGTTGGATGGTAGTGTGCGTAAAGTCAAAGGTACCTTGCCTATTGCCCTGGCGGCAAGAGAGGCTGATGTAGATGGTCTAATTATTCCTGAAGGGAATAGAAAAGAAGCCTCAGTGGTGAAAGGTTTAAATGTTTTCCCGGTTAGAAATTTGAAAGAGACAGTAGATTTTTTGAATGGAAGAGATGAGCTTTCTTCCTTCTCTATAGATTTGGAAGAGGAATTTGAAGATAGGCGTAATTATGAGACAGATTTTGCTGACGTTAAAGGTCAGGAATATGCCAAGCGAGCCCTGGAAGTTGCTGCCAGTGGGGGACATAACATACTTCTCATTGGCCCGCCTGGG includes:
- a CDS encoding YifB family Mg chelatase-like AAA ATPase gives rise to the protein MLSIGLSGAVLGIEAYPVKVEVDISSGLPHFSTVGLPDTAIKESKNRVLAAIKNSGYEFSMKRITVNLAPAAVKKEGAAFDLSIALGILAATGQLSQDRLQKYIVLGELSLDGSVRKVKGTLPIALAAREADVDGLIIPEGNRKEASVVKGLNVFPVRNLKETVDFLNGRDELSSFSIDLEEEFEDRRNYETDFADVKGQEYAKRALEVAASGGHNILLIGPPGSGKTMLAKRLPSILPTITLDEALETTKIHSVIGLIPSRSAIVGTRPFRSPHHTISDVALIGGGSFPRPGEVSLAHNGVLFLDELPEFHRNVLEVLRQPIEDGVVTIVRVSTALTYPAKFMLAAAMNPCPCGFYGDSQRECTCTPFQIQKYRAKISGPLLDRIDMHIEVPPVKY